CGCGGTGCTGCGTGGCTGGCTGGCCCTGCAGGCCCGGCACGGCGCCGCGCGGGCCAGCCTCGCCCGACGGGCCGCCGCCGCACGTGCCCTGACCCACTGGGCCACCCGGGAGGGGTTGCTCGCGAGCGACCCCGGCGTCCTGCTCGGCACCCCGAAGGCGGTCCGGGTCCTGCCCGAGGTGTTGCGGCAGGACCAGGCCGCCGTGCTCATGCACGTGGCGGAGGTGGGCGCCGATGACGGCTCGGCCGCGGGGCTGCGGGACCGCGCCGTGCTGGAGGTCCTCTACGCGGGCGGCCTTCGGGTGGCCGAGCTCGTGGGGCTCGACGTCGACGACGTCGACCGTGCCCGGGGGACGGTTCGGGTGCTGGGCAAGGGGGACAAGCAGCGGACGGTGCCGCTGGGCCGACCCGCGCTGCACGCGCTGGAGGAGTGGCTGGCCCGAGGGCGGCCGCGGCTGTGGACCGCCGAGTCGGGGCCCGCCCTCCTGCTGGGGGCGAGGGGGCGACGCCTGGGCGTACGGGCCGTCCGCGAGCTCGTGCACCGGGCCCTGCGAGACGTCCCCGGCGCGCCCGACCTCGGTCCGCACGGTCTGCGCCACACGGCGGCGACGCACCTGTTGGAGGGGGGCGCGGACCTCCGTAGCGTCCAGGAGCTTCTCGGCCACGCTACGCTCGCCACGACACAGATCTATACGCATGTCTCCGTCGAGAGGCTGAAGGCCACGTATGAGCAGGCGCACCCCCGAGCCTGACGCCGCCGGCGTCGAGGCCGAGGCCCCGCTCGACGAGGTCGAGGACGAGGTCGAGGACGACGTCGACGCTGGCCTCGACGAGGACCTCGAGCTCCCCGACCCGGAGGACGCCGAGGCGGCGCTGCGCCAGCTGTGGGGGGAGTTCAAGGAGACCGGTGACCAGCAGCTGCGCGAGCGGCTGATCCTGCACTACAGCCCACTCGTGAAGTACGTCGCGGGTCGCGTGGGGGTCGGCCTGCCGCCCAACATCGAGCAGGCGGACCTGGTCTCCTACGGGATCTTCGGGCTGATCGACGCCATCGAGAAGTTCGACCTCGAGCGGGCGATCAAGTTCGAGACCTACGCGATCAGTCGTATCCGCGGGGCCATCATCGACGAGCTGCGCGCCATCGACTGGATCCCGCGGTCGGTTCGCTACAAGGCGCGCGAGGTCGAGCGGGCCTACGCCCAGCTCGAGGCCACGCTGCACCGGTCCCCGACCGAGCCGGAAGTCGCCGCGGAGCT
This region of Actinomycetes bacterium genomic DNA includes:
- a CDS encoding tyrosine recombinase XerC, translating into MQAALDRYDDHVRLVASRSEHTRRAYVGDASSLLAYAAARGVARVADLDVAVLRGWLALQARHGAARASLARRAAAARALTHWATREGLLASDPGVLLGTPKAVRVLPEVLRQDQAAVLMHVAEVGADDGSAAGLRDRAVLEVLYAGGLRVAELVGLDVDDVDRARGTVRVLGKGDKQRTVPLGRPALHALEEWLARGRPRLWTAESGPALLLGARGRRLGVRAVRELVHRALRDVPGAPDLGPHGLRHTAATHLLEGGADLRSVQELLGHATLATTQIYTHVSVERLKATYEQAHPRA
- a CDS encoding sigma-70 family RNA polymerase sigma factor, which gives rise to MSRRTPEPDAAGVEAEAPLDEVEDEVEDDVDAGLDEDLELPDPEDAEAALRQLWGEFKETGDQQLRERLILHYSPLVKYVAGRVGVGLPPNIEQADLVSYGIFGLIDAIEKFDLERAIKFETYAISRIRGAIIDELRAIDWIPRSVRYKAREVERAYAQLEATLHRSPTEPEVAAELGIGLDDLHAIFGQVSFVNVLALDELLNVNGEKGDKV